From the Longimicrobium sp. genome, the window TGGTCCGGGTTGGTTCCCGTGGGCGTGATCCGGGGTATCTGTATGGATGAACTCCAACAGGATTCGGAAGACGACGCCTGAGCTCGACGCTCGGGCGAAAGAGCTGCGGCGGCGGGAAACGCCGGCTGAGCGGGTGTTGTGGCGGCGGTTGCGGAGGGCGCAGGTGATGGGGTACAATTTCCGGCGACAGCACCCGGTCGGGCGCGCCATCCTCGACTTCTATTGCCCGAAGGGACGCCTCTGCGTGGAGCTGGACGGGCCGATCCACGACCGCACGCGGAACTACGATGCCGCGCGCGACGCCAACCTCGCCGCCCACGGCGTCAGGGTCATCCGCTTCCGCAACGACGAGATCTTCGCCGACATCGAAGACGTCCTCGCCCGCATCCGCGCCGCGCTTCCTCCGCCGTGCGCACCGGAGCACGTCGATCACCCCTCCCCCAGGTAGTTTTGGGGGAGGGGTCGCGAGGAACGAGCGGGGGAGGGGGCCCCCGCCGTCCACGTGTTGACACCGCCATCCCCCGCGCCCTACATTCGCCACAGGATACGTCGAGCGCGGTCCCACCTTTGCGGCGGGCCCGCGCTTTTGTGCGCAATGCGCCCGGATTCCTTTGGTACAGCGTCCGAGATGACTGGCAAGAACGGCTGTGTGGTGA encodes:
- a CDS encoding DUF559 domain-containing protein, with product MNSNRIRKTTPELDARAKELRRRETPAERVLWRRLRRAQVMGYNFRRQHPVGRAILDFYCPKGRLCVELDGPIHDRTRNYDAARDANLAAHGVRVIRFRNDEIFADIEDVLARIRAALPPPCAPEHVDHPSPR